A genomic stretch from Harpia harpyja isolate bHarHar1 chromosome 20, bHarHar1 primary haplotype, whole genome shotgun sequence includes:
- the FBXO38 gene encoding F-box only protein 38 isoform X1 → MGPRRKNVKPCSVNREGSESTKADEPKDYMNQLSHEVLCHIFRYLPLQDIMCMECLSRKLKEAVTLYLRVVKVVDLCAGRWWEYMPTGFTDSSFLTLLRKMPDIEQLYGLHPRYLERRRVRGHEAFSIPGVLEALQACPNLLGVETSHLELVEAIWTYMPQVHILGKFRNRNGAFPIPPENKLKIPIGAKIQTLHLVGVNVPEIPCIPMLRHLYLKWVRLTKPQPFKDFLCISLRAFVMRNCAGPTNSLKYVPLVTGLASARNLEHLELVRVPFLGGLIQHVVEDSWRSGGFRNLHTIVLGACKNALEVDLGYLIITAARRLHEVRIQPSLTKDGVFSALKMAELEFPQFETLHLGYVDEFLLQCKMTNGDLVKYGLADVVENPGIITDIGMKAVNEVFSCIKYLVIYNCPHLHNPNNWITDHSRWTRLVDLTLVRCHAIKLDSFSQFIELLPSLEFISLDQMFREPPKGCARVGLSAGTGIGVSSALVSNQNSNNDNDNNNNHQNNNNPNIHHNNHQHPNDQNEENELRQDGQAEEQQIAAEALNEMEEVAQEEGVAAGQGQNELPAHSQAVVPMEVDEEQAGPSGIQPVVKAAPITVHDSDSEDEEENMGTSRACISNSIAQNYSDGEEKSRDPVETREPSVRGKGKTPLRKRCSASQVGQTKQFHTEESSCEKGCQVTSEQIKADMKAASDMPERNKSKDSYPGCSNATASTGTSSSCSAVSPSPDCAQTANSHSAGTSPAIGDESRQCVCSPCKSEGSSKRETEESSVCSRCSCYKPQDAQQRTSGCCDGECPSTSGASRNGPNSAGSDFALRTLPNCGPPGETSDERTSGSACGPASEEESMGSQRRSCEMEYKEEYPRRPLTRARSKLSHVPLVSESEVAKPKPRQTTKRKRTADKSTSTSDPVIEDDHVQVLTLKSKNLVGITLTNCGITDLVLKDCPKMMFIHATRCRVLKHLKVENAPVVNRFDYAQCKKLNMDQVLDQILRMPPERNRIIYLRPMQQVDTLTLEQKIFSGPYPYHICIIHEFSNPPNVRNKVRIRSWMDTIANINQELIKYEFFPEATRTDEDLKKYTKYPWGRDIYTLEGIVDGAPYSMITDFPWLRSLRTAEPNSYARYDFEDDERTTIYAPRRKGQLSADICMETIGEEISELRQMKKGVFQRVVAIFIHYCDVNGEPVEDDYI, encoded by the exons ATGGGTCCCCGGCGGAAAAATGTGAAACCATGCTCAGTAAACAGGGAAGGCTCTGAGTCTACCAAAGCTGATGAGCCAAAAGATTACATGAACCAACTCTCTCATGAAGTGCTTTGCCACATCTTTAG GTACCTTCCCTTGCAGGATATCATGTGCATGGAATGCCTGTCCCGGAAGCTGAAGGAAGCAGTCACTCTTTATCTGCGAGTAGTGAAGGTTGTGGATCTATGTGCAGGCCGTTGGTGGGAATACATGCCCACTG GTTTCACTGATTCCAGTTTCCTAACGCTGCTGAGGAAGATGCCAGACATTGAACAACTTTATGGTCTTCATCCCAGGTATCTTGAAAGACGCAGAGTCCGTGGCCATGAAGCTTTCAGCATTCCTGGAGTTTTAGAGGCTTTGCAGGCCTGTCCAAATCTGCTG GGTGTTGAGACCTCTCATTTAGAGCTGGTGGAAGCTATTTGGACATACATGCCACAAGTTCACATTTTAGGGAAGTTCCGTAATCGTAATGGTGCTTTTCCAATTCCTCCTGAGAACAAGCTGAAAATTCCTATAGGAGCTAAAATTCAGACTTTGCACTTAGTAG GGGTGAATGTCCCTGAGATTCCTTGTATCCCAATGCTGAGGCACCTTTATTTGAAGTGGGTGAGACTCACCAAACCACAGCCTTTTAAAGATTTCCTTTGTATCAGCTTACGTGCTTTTGTCATGAGGAACTGTGCCG GACCCACAAATTCTTTGAAGTATGTTCCCCTAGTGACAGGCCTGGCTTCTGCTCGAAATTTGGAGCATTTAGAACTGGTTCGCGTTCCATTTCTTGGAGGACTTATCCAGCACGTGGTAGAAGATAGCTGGAGATCAG gAGGTTTTAGGAATTTGCACACTATAGTTCTGGGAGCTTGCAAGAATGCACTCGAAGTGGATCTTGGCTACCTCATCATAACTGCTGCACGAAG GTTGCATGAAGTGCGGATCCAGCCTTCCTTGACCAAAGATGGTGTTTTTTCTGCTCTGAAGATGGCTGAACTGGAATTTCCACAGTTTGAAACTCTTCATCTAGGATATGTTGATGAGTTTTTATTACAGT GTAAAATGACGAATGGAGACTTGGTGAAGTACGGCTTGGCTGATGTGGTTGAAAATCCAGGAATTATTACAGATATTGGTATGAAAGCTGTAAATGAAGTTTTTTCTTGCATCAAGTATCTGGTCATTTACAACTGCCCACATCTACATAACCCAAATAATTGGATCACAG ATCATTCAAGGTGGACCCGACTGGTTGACCTCACCCTGGTGCGATGCCATGCAATAAAGCTAGATTCTTTTAGTCAGTTCATTGAGTTATTGCCAAGCTTAGAATTTATTTCTCTGGACCAGATGTTCCGAGAACCTCCTAAG GGTTGTGCTCGTGTGGGCCTAAGTGCAGGCACAGGAATTGGTGTCTCATCTGCCCTAGTCAGCAATCAGAACTCTAACAATgacaatgacaacaacaataaccACCAGAATAACAATAACCCAAACATCCACCACAACAATCACCAACACCCAAATGACCAGAATGAGGAGAATGAGCTGCGGCAAGATGGtcaagctgaagagcagcagattGCAGCTGAGG CACTGAATGAGATGGAGGAGGTGGCACAGGAAGAAGGGGTGGCTGCTGGGCAGGGCCAGAATGAGCTCCCGGCTCACAGCCAGGCTGTTGTTCCGATGGAGGTCGACGAAGAGCAAGCAG GACCAAGTGGCATTCAGCCTGTTGTAAAAGCAGCACCTATTACTGTCCATGATTCAGACAgtgaggatgaggaagaaaacaTGGGGACTTCAAGAGCCTGCATCTCTAACAGCATTGCACAGAATTACTCAGATGGTGAAGAGAAAAGCAGGGATCCAGTGGAAACTAGAGAACCTTCAG TGAGGGGTAAAGGCAAGACACCACTGCGGAAGAGATGTAGTGCCAGCCAAGTGGGCCAGACAAAGCAGTTCCATACTGAGGAAAGCAGCTGTGAGAAAGGTTGTCAAGTAACAAGTGAGCAGATTAAAGCAGACATGAAAGCAGCAAGTGACATGCCTgaaaggaacaaaagcaaagaTTCTTACCCAGGTTGCAGTAATGCTACAGCATCAACGGGAACATCCAGCTCCTGCAGTGCTGTTTCTCCTAGCCCTGACTGTGCACAGACAGCTAATAGCCACTCTGCTGGCACCAGTCCAGCAATTGGAGATGAATCCAGGCAGTGTGTCTGCTCGCCTTGTAAAAGTGAAGGTTCCAGCAAGAGAGAGACTGAGGAGAGCTCTGTTTGTTCCAGGTGTTCCTGCTACAAGCCACAGGATGCACAACAGAGGACTAGTGGGTGTTGCGATGGGGAATGCCCATCCACGAGTGGAGCCTCCAGGAATGGACCAAACAGCGCTGGGTCAGATTTTGCACTTAGGACTCTGCCAAACTGTGGGCCTCCAGGAGAGACAAGTGATGAGAGGACTAGTGGGAGTGCCTGTGGGCCTGCCAGTGAGGAGGAGAGCATGGGCTCGCAGAGAAGGAGCTGTGAAATGGAGTATAAGGAAGAGTATCCTCGCCGACCACTAACAAGAGCTAGAAGCAAGCTGTCCCATGTCCCTCTGGTGTCAGAGTCAG AGGTGGCTAAGCCAAAGCCACGGCAAACCACAAAGCGGAAAAGGACAGCTGACAAGTCCACAAGTACAAGTGATCCAGTTATTGAAGATGATCATGTTCAA GTACTGACTTTGAAATCCAAAAACCTTGTTGGAATCACCTTGACCAATTGTGGAATAACAGATTTGGTACTGAAAGACTGTCCCAAAATGATGTTCATACATG CTACAAGGTGCCGTGTATTGAAACACTTAAAAGTAGAAAATGCACCAGTTGTCAATCGGTTTGACTATGCCCAGTGCAAGAAGTTAAACATGGATCAGGTTCTGGATCAGATTCTCAGGATGCCACCGGAAAGAAACCGGATCATTTATCTTCGTCCAATGCAACAG GTAGACACGTTGACTCTCGAGCAAAAGATATTTAGTGGCCCTTATCCGTACCACATTTGCATAATTCATGAATTCAGTAACCCACCTAATGTCCGCAATAAGGTGCGCATTCGGAGCTGGATGGACACAATAGCAAATATCAACCA AGAGCTTATTAAATATGAATTCTTCCCTGAAGCTACACGAACTGATGAAGACCTGAAGAAATACACTAAGTACCCTTGGGGACGAGATATTTACACTTTAGAAG GCATTGTGGATGGCGCCCCTTACTCCATGATTACTGACTTCCCATGGTTGAGATCACTGAGAACAGCAGAGCCAAACAGCTATGCTAGATATGACTTTGAGGATGATGAGAGAA CTACTATTTATGCACCCCGAAGGAAAGGACAATTGTCTGCAGACATCTGTATGGAAACAATAGGAGAAGAGATCTCTGAATTGCGCCAGATGAAAAAAGGTGTATTCCAACGTGTGGTGGCTATCTTCATCCATTACTGTGATGTCAATGGTGAACCGGTAGAGGATGATTACATTTGA
- the FBXO38 gene encoding F-box only protein 38 isoform X3, with product MKCFATSLGYHVHGMPVPEAEGSSHSLSASSEGCGSMCRPLVGIHAHWYLERRRVRGHEAFSIPGVLEALQACPNLLGVETSHLELVEAIWTYMPQVHILGKFRNRNGAFPIPPENKLKIPIGAKIQTLHLVGVNVPEIPCIPMLRHLYLKWVRLTKPQPFKDFLCISLRAFVMRNCAGPTNSLKYVPLVTGLASARNLEHLELVRVPFLGGLIQHVVEDSWRSGGFRNLHTIVLGACKNALEVDLGYLIITAARRLHEVRIQPSLTKDGVFSALKMAELEFPQFETLHLGYVDEFLLQCKMTNGDLVKYGLADVVENPGIITDIGMKAVNEVFSCIKYLVIYNCPHLHNPNNWITDHSRWTRLVDLTLVRCHAIKLDSFSQFIELLPSLEFISLDQMFREPPKGCARVGLSAGTGIGVSSALVSNQNSNNDNDNNNNHQNNNNPNIHHNNHQHPNDQNEENELRQDGQAEEQQIAAEALNEMEEVAQEEGVAAGQGQNELPAHSQAVVPMEVDEEQAGPSGIQPVVKAAPITVHDSDSEDEEENMGTSRACISNSIAQNYSDGEEKSRDPVETREPSVRGKGKTPLRKRCSASQVGQTKQFHTEESSCEKGCQVTSEQIKADMKAASDMPERNKSKDSYPGCSNATASTGTSSSCSAVSPSPDCAQTANSHSAGTSPAIGDESRQCVCSPCKSEGSSKRETEESSVCSRCSCYKPQDAQQRTSGCCDGECPSTSGASRNGPNSAGSDFALRTLPNCGPPGETSDERTSGSACGPASEEESMGSQRRSCEMEYKEEYPRRPLTRARSKLSHVPLVSESEVAKPKPRQTTKRKRTADKSTSTSDPVIEDDHVQVLTLKSKNLVGITLTNCGITDLVLKDCPKMMFIHATRCRVLKHLKVENAPVVNRFDYAQCKKLNMDQVLDQILRMPPERNRIIYLRPMQQVDTLTLEQKIFSGPYPYHICIIHEFSNPPNVRNKVRIRSWMDTIANINQELIKYEFFPEATRTDEDLKKYTKYPWGRDIYTLEGIVDGAPYSMITDFPWLRSLRTAEPNSYARYDFEDDERTTIYAPRRKGQLSADICMETIGEEISELRQMKKGVFQRVVAIFIHYCDVNGEPVEDDYI from the exons ATGAAGTGCTTTGCCACATCTTTAG GATATCATGTGCATGGAATGCCTGTCCCGGAAGCTGAAGGAAGCAGTCACTCTTTATCTGCGAGTAGTGAAGGTTGTGGATCTATGTGCAGGCCGTTGGTGGGAATACATGCCCACTG GTATCTTGAAAGACGCAGAGTCCGTGGCCATGAAGCTTTCAGCATTCCTGGAGTTTTAGAGGCTTTGCAGGCCTGTCCAAATCTGCTG GGTGTTGAGACCTCTCATTTAGAGCTGGTGGAAGCTATTTGGACATACATGCCACAAGTTCACATTTTAGGGAAGTTCCGTAATCGTAATGGTGCTTTTCCAATTCCTCCTGAGAACAAGCTGAAAATTCCTATAGGAGCTAAAATTCAGACTTTGCACTTAGTAG GGGTGAATGTCCCTGAGATTCCTTGTATCCCAATGCTGAGGCACCTTTATTTGAAGTGGGTGAGACTCACCAAACCACAGCCTTTTAAAGATTTCCTTTGTATCAGCTTACGTGCTTTTGTCATGAGGAACTGTGCCG GACCCACAAATTCTTTGAAGTATGTTCCCCTAGTGACAGGCCTGGCTTCTGCTCGAAATTTGGAGCATTTAGAACTGGTTCGCGTTCCATTTCTTGGAGGACTTATCCAGCACGTGGTAGAAGATAGCTGGAGATCAG gAGGTTTTAGGAATTTGCACACTATAGTTCTGGGAGCTTGCAAGAATGCACTCGAAGTGGATCTTGGCTACCTCATCATAACTGCTGCACGAAG GTTGCATGAAGTGCGGATCCAGCCTTCCTTGACCAAAGATGGTGTTTTTTCTGCTCTGAAGATGGCTGAACTGGAATTTCCACAGTTTGAAACTCTTCATCTAGGATATGTTGATGAGTTTTTATTACAGT GTAAAATGACGAATGGAGACTTGGTGAAGTACGGCTTGGCTGATGTGGTTGAAAATCCAGGAATTATTACAGATATTGGTATGAAAGCTGTAAATGAAGTTTTTTCTTGCATCAAGTATCTGGTCATTTACAACTGCCCACATCTACATAACCCAAATAATTGGATCACAG ATCATTCAAGGTGGACCCGACTGGTTGACCTCACCCTGGTGCGATGCCATGCAATAAAGCTAGATTCTTTTAGTCAGTTCATTGAGTTATTGCCAAGCTTAGAATTTATTTCTCTGGACCAGATGTTCCGAGAACCTCCTAAG GGTTGTGCTCGTGTGGGCCTAAGTGCAGGCACAGGAATTGGTGTCTCATCTGCCCTAGTCAGCAATCAGAACTCTAACAATgacaatgacaacaacaataaccACCAGAATAACAATAACCCAAACATCCACCACAACAATCACCAACACCCAAATGACCAGAATGAGGAGAATGAGCTGCGGCAAGATGGtcaagctgaagagcagcagattGCAGCTGAGG CACTGAATGAGATGGAGGAGGTGGCACAGGAAGAAGGGGTGGCTGCTGGGCAGGGCCAGAATGAGCTCCCGGCTCACAGCCAGGCTGTTGTTCCGATGGAGGTCGACGAAGAGCAAGCAG GACCAAGTGGCATTCAGCCTGTTGTAAAAGCAGCACCTATTACTGTCCATGATTCAGACAgtgaggatgaggaagaaaacaTGGGGACTTCAAGAGCCTGCATCTCTAACAGCATTGCACAGAATTACTCAGATGGTGAAGAGAAAAGCAGGGATCCAGTGGAAACTAGAGAACCTTCAG TGAGGGGTAAAGGCAAGACACCACTGCGGAAGAGATGTAGTGCCAGCCAAGTGGGCCAGACAAAGCAGTTCCATACTGAGGAAAGCAGCTGTGAGAAAGGTTGTCAAGTAACAAGTGAGCAGATTAAAGCAGACATGAAAGCAGCAAGTGACATGCCTgaaaggaacaaaagcaaagaTTCTTACCCAGGTTGCAGTAATGCTACAGCATCAACGGGAACATCCAGCTCCTGCAGTGCTGTTTCTCCTAGCCCTGACTGTGCACAGACAGCTAATAGCCACTCTGCTGGCACCAGTCCAGCAATTGGAGATGAATCCAGGCAGTGTGTCTGCTCGCCTTGTAAAAGTGAAGGTTCCAGCAAGAGAGAGACTGAGGAGAGCTCTGTTTGTTCCAGGTGTTCCTGCTACAAGCCACAGGATGCACAACAGAGGACTAGTGGGTGTTGCGATGGGGAATGCCCATCCACGAGTGGAGCCTCCAGGAATGGACCAAACAGCGCTGGGTCAGATTTTGCACTTAGGACTCTGCCAAACTGTGGGCCTCCAGGAGAGACAAGTGATGAGAGGACTAGTGGGAGTGCCTGTGGGCCTGCCAGTGAGGAGGAGAGCATGGGCTCGCAGAGAAGGAGCTGTGAAATGGAGTATAAGGAAGAGTATCCTCGCCGACCACTAACAAGAGCTAGAAGCAAGCTGTCCCATGTCCCTCTGGTGTCAGAGTCAG AGGTGGCTAAGCCAAAGCCACGGCAAACCACAAAGCGGAAAAGGACAGCTGACAAGTCCACAAGTACAAGTGATCCAGTTATTGAAGATGATCATGTTCAA GTACTGACTTTGAAATCCAAAAACCTTGTTGGAATCACCTTGACCAATTGTGGAATAACAGATTTGGTACTGAAAGACTGTCCCAAAATGATGTTCATACATG CTACAAGGTGCCGTGTATTGAAACACTTAAAAGTAGAAAATGCACCAGTTGTCAATCGGTTTGACTATGCCCAGTGCAAGAAGTTAAACATGGATCAGGTTCTGGATCAGATTCTCAGGATGCCACCGGAAAGAAACCGGATCATTTATCTTCGTCCAATGCAACAG GTAGACACGTTGACTCTCGAGCAAAAGATATTTAGTGGCCCTTATCCGTACCACATTTGCATAATTCATGAATTCAGTAACCCACCTAATGTCCGCAATAAGGTGCGCATTCGGAGCTGGATGGACACAATAGCAAATATCAACCA AGAGCTTATTAAATATGAATTCTTCCCTGAAGCTACACGAACTGATGAAGACCTGAAGAAATACACTAAGTACCCTTGGGGACGAGATATTTACACTTTAGAAG GCATTGTGGATGGCGCCCCTTACTCCATGATTACTGACTTCCCATGGTTGAGATCACTGAGAACAGCAGAGCCAAACAGCTATGCTAGATATGACTTTGAGGATGATGAGAGAA CTACTATTTATGCACCCCGAAGGAAAGGACAATTGTCTGCAGACATCTGTATGGAAACAATAGGAGAAGAGATCTCTGAATTGCGCCAGATGAAAAAAGGTGTATTCCAACGTGTGGTGGCTATCTTCATCCATTACTGTGATGTCAATGGTGAACCGGTAGAGGATGATTACATTTGA
- the FBXO38 gene encoding F-box only protein 38 isoform X2, translating to MCMECLSRKLKEAVTLYLRVVKVVDLCAGRWWEYMPTGFTDSSFLTLLRKMPDIEQLYGLHPRYLERRRVRGHEAFSIPGVLEALQACPNLLGVETSHLELVEAIWTYMPQVHILGKFRNRNGAFPIPPENKLKIPIGAKIQTLHLVGVNVPEIPCIPMLRHLYLKWVRLTKPQPFKDFLCISLRAFVMRNCAGPTNSLKYVPLVTGLASARNLEHLELVRVPFLGGLIQHVVEDSWRSGGFRNLHTIVLGACKNALEVDLGYLIITAARRLHEVRIQPSLTKDGVFSALKMAELEFPQFETLHLGYVDEFLLQCKMTNGDLVKYGLADVVENPGIITDIGMKAVNEVFSCIKYLVIYNCPHLHNPNNWITDHSRWTRLVDLTLVRCHAIKLDSFSQFIELLPSLEFISLDQMFREPPKGCARVGLSAGTGIGVSSALVSNQNSNNDNDNNNNHQNNNNPNIHHNNHQHPNDQNEENELRQDGQAEEQQIAAEALNEMEEVAQEEGVAAGQGQNELPAHSQAVVPMEVDEEQAGPSGIQPVVKAAPITVHDSDSEDEEENMGTSRACISNSIAQNYSDGEEKSRDPVETREPSVRGKGKTPLRKRCSASQVGQTKQFHTEESSCEKGCQVTSEQIKADMKAASDMPERNKSKDSYPGCSNATASTGTSSSCSAVSPSPDCAQTANSHSAGTSPAIGDESRQCVCSPCKSEGSSKRETEESSVCSRCSCYKPQDAQQRTSGCCDGECPSTSGASRNGPNSAGSDFALRTLPNCGPPGETSDERTSGSACGPASEEESMGSQRRSCEMEYKEEYPRRPLTRARSKLSHVPLVSESEVAKPKPRQTTKRKRTADKSTSTSDPVIEDDHVQVLTLKSKNLVGITLTNCGITDLVLKDCPKMMFIHATRCRVLKHLKVENAPVVNRFDYAQCKKLNMDQVLDQILRMPPERNRIIYLRPMQQVDTLTLEQKIFSGPYPYHICIIHEFSNPPNVRNKVRIRSWMDTIANINQELIKYEFFPEATRTDEDLKKYTKYPWGRDIYTLEGIVDGAPYSMITDFPWLRSLRTAEPNSYARYDFEDDERTTIYAPRRKGQLSADICMETIGEEISELRQMKKGVFQRVVAIFIHYCDVNGEPVEDDYI from the exons ATGTGCATGGAATGCCTGTCCCGGAAGCTGAAGGAAGCAGTCACTCTTTATCTGCGAGTAGTGAAGGTTGTGGATCTATGTGCAGGCCGTTGGTGGGAATACATGCCCACTG GTTTCACTGATTCCAGTTTCCTAACGCTGCTGAGGAAGATGCCAGACATTGAACAACTTTATGGTCTTCATCCCAGGTATCTTGAAAGACGCAGAGTCCGTGGCCATGAAGCTTTCAGCATTCCTGGAGTTTTAGAGGCTTTGCAGGCCTGTCCAAATCTGCTG GGTGTTGAGACCTCTCATTTAGAGCTGGTGGAAGCTATTTGGACATACATGCCACAAGTTCACATTTTAGGGAAGTTCCGTAATCGTAATGGTGCTTTTCCAATTCCTCCTGAGAACAAGCTGAAAATTCCTATAGGAGCTAAAATTCAGACTTTGCACTTAGTAG GGGTGAATGTCCCTGAGATTCCTTGTATCCCAATGCTGAGGCACCTTTATTTGAAGTGGGTGAGACTCACCAAACCACAGCCTTTTAAAGATTTCCTTTGTATCAGCTTACGTGCTTTTGTCATGAGGAACTGTGCCG GACCCACAAATTCTTTGAAGTATGTTCCCCTAGTGACAGGCCTGGCTTCTGCTCGAAATTTGGAGCATTTAGAACTGGTTCGCGTTCCATTTCTTGGAGGACTTATCCAGCACGTGGTAGAAGATAGCTGGAGATCAG gAGGTTTTAGGAATTTGCACACTATAGTTCTGGGAGCTTGCAAGAATGCACTCGAAGTGGATCTTGGCTACCTCATCATAACTGCTGCACGAAG GTTGCATGAAGTGCGGATCCAGCCTTCCTTGACCAAAGATGGTGTTTTTTCTGCTCTGAAGATGGCTGAACTGGAATTTCCACAGTTTGAAACTCTTCATCTAGGATATGTTGATGAGTTTTTATTACAGT GTAAAATGACGAATGGAGACTTGGTGAAGTACGGCTTGGCTGATGTGGTTGAAAATCCAGGAATTATTACAGATATTGGTATGAAAGCTGTAAATGAAGTTTTTTCTTGCATCAAGTATCTGGTCATTTACAACTGCCCACATCTACATAACCCAAATAATTGGATCACAG ATCATTCAAGGTGGACCCGACTGGTTGACCTCACCCTGGTGCGATGCCATGCAATAAAGCTAGATTCTTTTAGTCAGTTCATTGAGTTATTGCCAAGCTTAGAATTTATTTCTCTGGACCAGATGTTCCGAGAACCTCCTAAG GGTTGTGCTCGTGTGGGCCTAAGTGCAGGCACAGGAATTGGTGTCTCATCTGCCCTAGTCAGCAATCAGAACTCTAACAATgacaatgacaacaacaataaccACCAGAATAACAATAACCCAAACATCCACCACAACAATCACCAACACCCAAATGACCAGAATGAGGAGAATGAGCTGCGGCAAGATGGtcaagctgaagagcagcagattGCAGCTGAGG CACTGAATGAGATGGAGGAGGTGGCACAGGAAGAAGGGGTGGCTGCTGGGCAGGGCCAGAATGAGCTCCCGGCTCACAGCCAGGCTGTTGTTCCGATGGAGGTCGACGAAGAGCAAGCAG GACCAAGTGGCATTCAGCCTGTTGTAAAAGCAGCACCTATTACTGTCCATGATTCAGACAgtgaggatgaggaagaaaacaTGGGGACTTCAAGAGCCTGCATCTCTAACAGCATTGCACAGAATTACTCAGATGGTGAAGAGAAAAGCAGGGATCCAGTGGAAACTAGAGAACCTTCAG TGAGGGGTAAAGGCAAGACACCACTGCGGAAGAGATGTAGTGCCAGCCAAGTGGGCCAGACAAAGCAGTTCCATACTGAGGAAAGCAGCTGTGAGAAAGGTTGTCAAGTAACAAGTGAGCAGATTAAAGCAGACATGAAAGCAGCAAGTGACATGCCTgaaaggaacaaaagcaaagaTTCTTACCCAGGTTGCAGTAATGCTACAGCATCAACGGGAACATCCAGCTCCTGCAGTGCTGTTTCTCCTAGCCCTGACTGTGCACAGACAGCTAATAGCCACTCTGCTGGCACCAGTCCAGCAATTGGAGATGAATCCAGGCAGTGTGTCTGCTCGCCTTGTAAAAGTGAAGGTTCCAGCAAGAGAGAGACTGAGGAGAGCTCTGTTTGTTCCAGGTGTTCCTGCTACAAGCCACAGGATGCACAACAGAGGACTAGTGGGTGTTGCGATGGGGAATGCCCATCCACGAGTGGAGCCTCCAGGAATGGACCAAACAGCGCTGGGTCAGATTTTGCACTTAGGACTCTGCCAAACTGTGGGCCTCCAGGAGAGACAAGTGATGAGAGGACTAGTGGGAGTGCCTGTGGGCCTGCCAGTGAGGAGGAGAGCATGGGCTCGCAGAGAAGGAGCTGTGAAATGGAGTATAAGGAAGAGTATCCTCGCCGACCACTAACAAGAGCTAGAAGCAAGCTGTCCCATGTCCCTCTGGTGTCAGAGTCAG AGGTGGCTAAGCCAAAGCCACGGCAAACCACAAAGCGGAAAAGGACAGCTGACAAGTCCACAAGTACAAGTGATCCAGTTATTGAAGATGATCATGTTCAA GTACTGACTTTGAAATCCAAAAACCTTGTTGGAATCACCTTGACCAATTGTGGAATAACAGATTTGGTACTGAAAGACTGTCCCAAAATGATGTTCATACATG CTACAAGGTGCCGTGTATTGAAACACTTAAAAGTAGAAAATGCACCAGTTGTCAATCGGTTTGACTATGCCCAGTGCAAGAAGTTAAACATGGATCAGGTTCTGGATCAGATTCTCAGGATGCCACCGGAAAGAAACCGGATCATTTATCTTCGTCCAATGCAACAG GTAGACACGTTGACTCTCGAGCAAAAGATATTTAGTGGCCCTTATCCGTACCACATTTGCATAATTCATGAATTCAGTAACCCACCTAATGTCCGCAATAAGGTGCGCATTCGGAGCTGGATGGACACAATAGCAAATATCAACCA AGAGCTTATTAAATATGAATTCTTCCCTGAAGCTACACGAACTGATGAAGACCTGAAGAAATACACTAAGTACCCTTGGGGACGAGATATTTACACTTTAGAAG GCATTGTGGATGGCGCCCCTTACTCCATGATTACTGACTTCCCATGGTTGAGATCACTGAGAACAGCAGAGCCAAACAGCTATGCTAGATATGACTTTGAGGATGATGAGAGAA CTACTATTTATGCACCCCGAAGGAAAGGACAATTGTCTGCAGACATCTGTATGGAAACAATAGGAGAAGAGATCTCTGAATTGCGCCAGATGAAAAAAGGTGTATTCCAACGTGTGGTGGCTATCTTCATCCATTACTGTGATGTCAATGGTGAACCGGTAGAGGATGATTACATTTGA